CGTCTGCTTCGGCAGTACGCGCAAAAAGCTTCGGAGCCGGCGGTTCAGGATTTCGAGTATGCATATGACGCCGCAGGGAACATTACTCGCATCGTCGATCTCACCTACGCACGGACGTTTTTCCGCAACCAGCGGGTCGACGGTGAACGCACATTTGGCTATGACTCGGTGTACCGCCTGATCCGCGCCACCGGTTACAGCGACGCCCCGCCTGCGGACAACCCCGGACGGCCGCAACCCACAGATCCCAATGACCGACGCAACTATGTCGAGTCTTTCGAATACGACGACGGCAACAACCTGAAAAAACTGACCCACGTGCGCGACGGCAACACCTACACCCGCGAGATGTTCATCGACCCGGCCAGCAATCGCGGTGTGCGCTGGAAAGCGGGAGACCCGGCACCTGACTTCAGCGCCCTGTTCGACCGCGCCGGTAATCAGTTGGCCCTGCAACCCGGCCAGCCAATGGACTGGAACAGCCGCAATCAACTGAAGTCGCTGATTCTCGTGGAGCACGCCAGCGGTCCGCCCGATCAGGAGCTGTATCACTACAGCCAGGGCGCAAGGGTCTATAAACGCCACGAAACCCACACAGGCACAGTCAACCATGTTGCTGAGGTGCATTACGTGGGGAGTCTGGAAATCCGCAACCGAAGCAGCGGAGAAGAATTGCACAGGGTCACTGTCGCCACCGGCATCGGCGAGGTGACGTGCCTGCACTGGGTCACCGGCAAACCACCTGGTATCGATGCTGATCGGTTGTGTTATTCCCATTCCGACCATTTGGGATCGAGCGTTACGGAGATTGATCAACGGGCGCAGGTGATCAGCCGCGAAAGCTACTACGCCTTCGGTGCTACCTCGTCGATGGCGGCCCGCTCGCAGATCGAAGCGGACTACAAGTTCACCCGCTATTCGGGCAAGGAAATGGATGTCACCGGGCTTTATTACTACGGAGCACGGTATTACGCGCCATGGCTGGGGCGCTGGGTCAGCGCCGACCCGAGCGGCGATGCGGATGGAACGAACCGGTATGCGTTTGTCGGCAACAACCCGATTTTCTATGTGGACGACACCGGCAATGCGAAAGACGAAGCCGGCGCCTCCGGCAACACCGGTGACGGCAAAAAAACCATTGGTTATAAGCTGAATAGATGGGCTGGCGCCGTTAAAAAAGCTCAAACAGCCGCAGAACAGATGAAAAACATCGCATCCGATTTTGAGAAGATGATTCCTGAAGACGCCGATATCGAGCAGGTTCGCAAAGACCTCAAGCCTATGAAATACATAAGGTCCAAGTACGGCAGAACTGCCATACGAAAAGGCTTAGGTGCCGGAGGTGTTTTGGGAACAGCTTTGGCCGGCCTTGCCGCCGCCATTCCCCCCGCCGCCCCTTTCCTCCTCGGCGCCGCGCCTCTCATGCCGCTTGTCGGCGCTTTCGTCGTACCGACAATAGGTTACAACCACATGAAGAAGGGGCTGAACAGGGCAGACATGCTGCTCAGAGCCGAAGCCGTGAACGATACCGTCGGCCTCTTTGGAGAGGTTGCGGGGGCTGTTGGAGATGCCTTGAGCGCCGCTGCTGAACTACCCGATCAACTGGATCCAGAAGCGGATAAAGGCCCGGAAACGGAAATGAAGCCCGAGGCCGCTCCCGCTACCTATGAGGCAAGGATGCAGGAATTGTTCTTTGAGCAAATGACGACACTCACTCCTCTGCAGCAGGTGGAAATTGGCAAATCGATCCCAGGCGAAGGCGCCCCGTACTTCGAGGCATTGAGTCAAGTGCTGAAGGCTGCCAACGATCCGTCCTCTTCGACCCTGCCGACGCCGGAGGTCAGCGACCCTCCACAGGAAAATCCAACACCTTTACCGATGGTGCACAAGCGTCAACTCGCTCGGCGCAAGCTTGTAATGTCGGGCCTTTGAATTTTATGAACACAGCAGAGGCCAAGGACGATGCCCCACTCTCCCCATGAGCGCACACCTTCGCTGTCAGCTTATGACAGCCGGGGCCTGGTGGTTCGTCAGGTGGCCTATCTGCGCTCGGTTGCCGGTGCAACCGCCGAGGCACTGATCACACGCCAGCAACGCGATGCGCTCGGGCACGTGGTGAAACAGTGGGACCCGCGTCTGGCCAGACCCTCCATCACCAGCGTTTTCAATCTGATCGCAGAGCTGCTTGAAACAGACAGTGTGGACGCCGGAAAAAGCCGGCGCCTGCCTGGAGTGACAGGCGAAACCTTGCAACGCTGGGACGCACGCAACCACCACTGGCAGCACACATTCGACAATCAACTGCGCCTGGTGTCCGTCGCGCAGGACACCGGACTGGATAAAGAGGCCTACGTCTATGCCGATGCCTCGGCCGACGCGGGCTACAACCGGCGCGGGCAAATGGTCGAAATCAATGATCCATCGGGCAGCGTCAAACTGCACTCTTTTGCCCTTACAGGCGCTGCGCTGCAGGAAAGCCGCACTTTTCACGATGGATTGTCCTTTTCCAGTCAGCAGAATCTCAGCCCCCTTGGCGCTCTGTTGAAGCAGACCGATGCCGGCGGCCACCAGCGGCATCTGGCTTACGACGTAGCCGGGCAGCTCACACAGGTGCAACTCAAGGTTAACGACCTGCTCGCCTGGCAACCGGTGTTGCGAGATGCACGATACAACGCCACCGGGCAGACGATCCTGCAACGGACTGGCAACGATGTGAGCAGTCACTGGCACTATCGGGCTGCTGACGGTCGCCTGCTTCGACAATACGCACAAAAGGCGACAGGGGAATCGATTCAGGATTTCGGGTATGAATATGACCGGATGGGCAACATCACTCGCATCCTCGATGGCGGCTACGCACCGACGTATTTTCACAACCAGCGCGTCGATGGGCACCGTGCGTTCCGCTATGACTCAACGTACCGCCTGATTTACGCCAGCGGATACGACGAGATGCCACCTACGGATAACCCGGGTCTGCCACAGCCGACCGACCCCAATGATCGACGCAATTACACAGAAACCTACGAGTACGACAATGGCGACAACCTCGTAAAGACCACCCGCGTCCGCGATGGGGCCAACCATACTTTCCAGGTGCATATCGATCCGGACAGCAACCGGGGG
The window above is part of the Pseudomonas fluorescens genome. Proteins encoded here:
- a CDS encoding RHS repeat-associated core domain-containing protein; amino-acid sequence: MNASVHYLTPAMSVFGPRGEAVRQVDYLRKVAGEEVRALINRLQYDVVGHLVAQQDPRLPTPNTTTVFKLDGTAVKSQNVDGGEDTLLPGLGGELLQHWDANGNHRAMSYDPQMRLSSVTENGVTGFESFSYDSVSADPTHNLRGQMTALSDPAGTVQFNSFNMRGQSTEEIRTFKDGKICTDRQRFSAIGALLQTTDAGGHLQLSTFDIAGQLAQVQLQLSGQSVQPILNGADYNAAGQITEQHLGNGVTSHWHYREADGRLLRQYAQKASEPAVQDFEYAYDAAGNITRIVDLTYARTFFRNQRVDGERTFGYDSVYRLIRATGYSDAPPADNPGRPQPTDPNDRRNYVESFEYDDGNNLKKLTHVRDGNTYTREMFIDPASNRGVRWKAGDPAPDFSALFDRAGNQLALQPGQPMDWNSRNQLKSLILVEHASGPPDQELYHYSQGARVYKRHETHTGTVNHVAEVHYVGSLEIRNRSSGEELHRVTVATGIGEVTCLHWVTGKPPGIDADRLCYSHSDHLGSSVTEIDQRAQVISRESYYAFGATSSMAARSQIEADYKFTRYSGKEMDVTGLYYYGARYYAPWLGRWVSADPSGDADGTNRYAFVGNNPIFYVDDTGNAKDEAGASGNTGDGKKTIGYKLNRWAGAVKKAQTAAEQMKNIASDFEKMIPEDADIEQVRKDLKPMKYIRSKYGRTAIRKGLGAGGVLGTALAGLAAAIPPAAPFLLGAAPLMPLVGAFVVPTIGYNHMKKGLNRADMLLRAEAVNDTVGLFGEVAGAVGDALSAAAELPDQLDPEADKGPETEMKPEAAPATYEARMQELFFEQMTTLTPLQQVEIGKSIPGEGAPYFEALSQVLKAANDPSSSTLPTPEVSDPPQENPTPLPMVHKRQLARRKLVMSGL